Part of the Halodesulfovibrio aestuarii DSM 17919 = ATCC 29578 genome, GGAGATACAAGGCGTTTAAAAATAAACATTTCAACATCCTTACCGCACAATTCTTCGATAGGAATTTCCGCACGGGCTAATGCCTTATGGCCTCCGGCAGAACCAATATCGCTAAACTGACAGTAAGCAAAGCGCCCCAGGTCACGGTTAACGCCATCACCACGAAAAATAACTATGGCCTTATCCTGATACACTCCGCACACGGCAACCCAACGCATTTCGTGCACACGCATGAAGAAATCAGCGATCACAACAAGTGCGTCAGGATTATCCACAACGCCTACAAAGGCGTATTGCCCAGAGCCAACCTTATGTATTCCTGTAATCGCACGGGAGAAATAGTCCAACCAATCGTAATGCATCTCGCTTCGTGCAATACGTGAAAGCAGAGGATGGTTTGCATACTTACTTAAATACTTAAACGCACGGATATCGATTTCGTTAAAATTACGTTCAAAATCATTTGTGTCAGTTTTAATTCCGTACATAAGAGCTGTTGCCAGCAGCTTACCCGGTCGAATCTTCAACTGATACAAATATTCTGTAAGAATGGTGGAGTTTGAGCCATATCCGGGAAGAATCTCTTTATACTCTGCAGTAACAGGAAAATCATCATTCAACGGATGATGATCAATAACTATCGAATAATCCAGTTCACTGAATAAGGGATGGTGATGAGGCTGAGAATCTACAATCGCAAACTTGTCATACTGCGCCGTCACCTGCGGCGTCAATTTAACCATAGGAATACGAAGCAAGCGAACCATGGCAAGGTTGTCAGGACGTGTAATCTCGTTAACACGGGCAATATCAACATCTGCAACTCGATGGCTTAAAATACGTTTAAGCGCCATTGCAGACCCCATCGCATCCGGATCAGCATTGATCGTGATGAGCCAGCGTTCATTACGAGAGAACATTTCCAGCAGATTATCCAGCTGTGGTTTTACATTACGAAAATACGACATGTTATGCCTTTTTTACATAGAGCGGGATACCCGCAATCATGAGGCAGACCTCATCACTTACAGCTGCAACAGCTTGGTTAAGAGCCCCCAATCGACGGATAAACTGACGAACCTGAGAACTGGCCGCAATAGGTCCCAATCCTGCCTCACACGAAACAATTGTAACTTGAGTCTTCTCTGGAACC contains:
- a CDS encoding DHH family phosphoesterase, whose amino-acid sequence is MSYFRNVKPQLDNLLEMFSRNERWLITINADPDAMGSAMALKRILSHRVADVDIARVNEITRPDNLAMVRLLRIPMVKLTPQVTAQYDKFAIVDSQPHHHPLFSELDYSIVIDHHPLNDDFPVTAEYKEILPGYGSNSTILTEYLYQLKIRPGKLLATALMYGIKTDTNDFERNFNEIDIRAFKYLSKYANHPLLSRIARSEMHYDWLDYFSRAITGIHKVGSGQYAFVGVVDNPDALVVIADFFMRVHEMRWVAVCGVYQDKAIVIFRGDGVNRDLGRFAYCQFSDIGSAGGHKALARAEIPIEELCGKDVEMFIFKRLVSPTRSRLVKCAKPAEDDIETMCE